The following proteins come from a genomic window of Geomonas sp. RF6:
- a CDS encoding DUF2399 domain-containing protein — protein MTAVAPVKWSAPDADGIVTCRLGGGAVSTLRGRRKRKALHLRLSDIALWPEDWRELLRTWLKNEGGRRSWKSMLGAAGSRRVQDAFALFDALLKSGIVEVEEKRDGGPWQTVWVEFLALEETRQAVGLTNREEMRQLRDERLEMPLENVRLEELQRSLLNFPPERGVRRHGILCALDRWISAGQCGTRRDFSLFAVGDTKGISGAEWSWLESSLDLEGEGISRHTPALWLRAPLALEGVGGILDLQTVPDFLGLSPGTIKAVTSIEGHVPCWRILENRTVFERVARERGGVDGVLWVPGFAPSWWKESVARLLALSPAPVLVACDPDPAGLEIALDIGALCTAANVAWDPWRMDPAALDALATKKPLSPDDLLRLNRLLALPLPPPLHELALCMQEKGEKGEQEGLIF, from the coding sequence ATGACCGCCGTCGCGCCTGTCAAATGGTCCGCTCCCGATGCCGACGGGATCGTGACCTGCCGCCTCGGGGGCGGCGCAGTCAGTACACTGCGCGGCAGGCGAAAGAGGAAGGCGCTACATCTGCGCCTTTCCGACATAGCCCTCTGGCCTGAGGACTGGCGCGAGCTCCTGAGGACGTGGCTGAAAAACGAGGGGGGCAGGCGGAGCTGGAAGTCCATGCTCGGCGCCGCAGGAAGCAGGCGGGTGCAGGACGCCTTTGCGCTCTTTGATGCCCTGCTGAAATCAGGGATCGTCGAAGTGGAGGAGAAGCGGGACGGCGGGCCGTGGCAGACGGTCTGGGTGGAGTTTCTGGCTCTTGAAGAGACGCGGCAGGCGGTGGGGCTCACCAACCGCGAGGAGATGCGGCAGCTGCGGGATGAACGGCTTGAGATGCCGCTGGAGAATGTCCGTCTCGAGGAGTTGCAGCGCTCCTTGCTGAACTTCCCTCCGGAACGGGGGGTGCGTCGTCACGGCATTCTCTGCGCCCTTGACCGCTGGATAAGTGCCGGACAGTGTGGCACCCGCCGCGACTTCTCACTTTTCGCGGTCGGTGACACTAAGGGGATCTCCGGCGCCGAATGGAGCTGGCTGGAAAGCTCCCTCGATCTGGAGGGGGAAGGAATTTCGAGGCACACGCCGGCGCTGTGGCTTCGCGCCCCCCTGGCGCTGGAAGGGGTCGGCGGTATCCTCGATTTGCAGACCGTTCCCGATTTCCTCGGTCTTTCGCCGGGAACGATCAAGGCGGTCACTTCTATCGAAGGTCACGTCCCGTGCTGGCGGATCCTCGAGAACCGCACCGTTTTCGAGCGTGTGGCCCGCGAACGAGGCGGTGTGGACGGGGTTCTCTGGGTACCGGGTTTTGCCCCTTCGTGGTGGAAAGAATCAGTGGCGAGGCTTCTGGCGCTTTCCCCGGCTCCGGTCCTGGTGGCCTGCGATCCTGATCCTGCGGGACTGGAGATCGCCCTCGACATCGGCGCCCTCTGCACCGCAGCCAACGTGGCGTGGGACCCGTGGCGGATGGATCCCGCTGCGCTTGATGCTCTCGCGACCAAAAAACCGCTCTCTCCGGACGACCTGCTCCGTTTGAACCGCCTTCTTGCTCTACCTCTGCCGCCGCCGCTTCACGAGCTTGCCCTTTGCATGCAGGAGAAGGGCGAAAAAGGTGAGCAGGAGGGCTTGATCTTCTAG
- a CDS encoding Spy/CpxP family protein refolding chaperone: MKRSVATMIVAAGFSSMIALGGVASANEPAARPAHGPEEGGRFGDCRFEKGKGGEHFLKRLTKELNLNEKQAAQVKGAFEKKHATMKPLLDNLRNERQQLRTLIHSGNADEKAIRAQSARVAAVEADLAVLKGQGAKELMSILTPEQQKKFKTLQGEWEQKMKNRHHEGPRHGGHEGF, encoded by the coding sequence ATGAAAAGATCAGTCGCTACCATGATCGTTGCTGCAGGGTTTTCTTCCATGATCGCGCTCGGAGGAGTTGCCTCGGCCAATGAGCCGGCTGCACGACCCGCGCACGGGCCGGAAGAAGGGGGACGCTTTGGTGACTGCCGCTTCGAGAAAGGAAAGGGGGGAGAGCATTTCCTGAAGCGCCTCACAAAGGAGCTGAACCTCAACGAGAAGCAAGCCGCACAGGTGAAGGGAGCGTTCGAGAAGAAACATGCGACCATGAAGCCGCTCCTGGACAACCTGCGAAACGAGAGGCAGCAGCTTCGTACCCTTATCCACTCGGGGAATGCCGACGAGAAGGCCATCCGCGCCCAGAGCGCGAGGGTTGCGGCGGTAGAGGCGGACCTTGCCGTCCTGAAGGGGCAGGGGGCGAAAGAGCTGATGTCCATCCTCACGCCCGAGCAGCAGAAGAAGTTCAAAACGCTGCAGGGCGAGTGGGAGCAGAAGATGAAAAACCGTCATCACGAGGGGCCGCGCCACGGCGGGCATGAAGGATTCTAA
- a CDS encoding glucose 1-dehydrogenase yields MNDSAKVAVVTGAGQGIGKGIAMHLVGDGYRVVIADIDAEAAEEAAAQVGAAALPVIVDVADEGSVQALFQATISRFGRLDALVNNAAFAGAHLGPVEQLELSTWNRLIATNLTGVFLCSKHSAALLRASRGSIVNIASTRALQSEADTEAYSASKGGVVALTHALAMSLGPEVRVNCISPGWIAVEDWKKQSRRKEPQLRPEDHAQHPTGRVGKPGDIASLAAYLLSDSASFITGQNFVVDGGMTRKMIYLD; encoded by the coding sequence ATGAATGACAGTGCGAAGGTCGCGGTGGTCACAGGCGCAGGTCAGGGCATAGGAAAAGGGATCGCGATGCACCTTGTCGGCGACGGCTACCGCGTGGTCATTGCCGACATAGACGCGGAAGCCGCCGAAGAGGCTGCAGCGCAGGTCGGCGCCGCCGCTCTTCCCGTCATTGTGGACGTCGCAGACGAAGGGAGCGTGCAGGCGCTTTTCCAGGCCACCATTTCCCGTTTCGGACGTCTCGATGCCCTCGTCAACAACGCGGCTTTCGCCGGCGCACATCTCGGCCCTGTGGAGCAGTTGGAACTCTCCACCTGGAACAGGCTGATTGCCACCAATCTCACCGGCGTCTTTCTCTGCAGCAAACATTCGGCAGCCCTGCTGCGCGCCAGCCGCGGGTCGATCGTCAACATTGCCTCGACACGGGCTCTGCAATCCGAAGCCGACACTGAAGCCTACTCCGCCAGCAAAGGGGGTGTGGTCGCACTCACCCACGCTCTGGCAATGAGCCTCGGGCCTGAGGTGCGGGTCAACTGCATAAGTCCCGGCTGGATCGCTGTGGAGGACTGGAAAAAGCAATCACGACGCAAGGAGCCGCAGCTTCGCCCGGAGGATCATGCCCAGCATCCAACCGGGAGGGTGGGGAAACCGGGGGATATCGCGTCGCTCGCTGCGTACCTTTTATCCGACAGTGCCAGCTTCATCACCGGCCAGAATTTTGTGGTAGACGGCGGCATGACGCGAAAGATGATTTACCTCGACTGA
- a CDS encoding DegQ family serine endoprotease — translation MRSFRVVAIILLVSCALVACKKKEGVTYYESTRKESAEPPVKEVPKDILVTQQAFTNLVHKVTPSVVNISTIGKKKLVRPFFEFSPFFEDFFGDGGGRPQYKRESSLGSGFILNKDGYIVTNDHVVRDAETIRVKLSNDKVYTGKVIGADPKTDIAVIKIDVKGPLPAAVLGDSDKLQVGQWAVAIGNPFGLDRTVTVGVISATGRSDMGIETYEDFIQTDASINPGNSGGPLLNIYGEVIGINTAIVAAGQGIGFAIPVNMAKQIVTQLISKGNVSRSWLGVSIQTVTEDVARSFGLSKASGALVNDVVPGGPAAKAGIQQGDIITRFAGTEVKDVRQLQRTVADTPVGKRVEVEFVREGKTLKVSLVTASMEKAQTQAPKSSERATELLGIAVDELPDELKAKGLSGVIITNVDPDGIAAENGIRPGDIILSINQRKVKNSADFTRAMKDAEAKGSAALLVRRGNASIYFALRLR, via the coding sequence ATGCGAAGCTTCCGTGTCGTCGCCATCATCCTCCTCGTCTCCTGCGCCCTCGTTGCCTGCAAGAAAAAAGAAGGGGTCACCTACTACGAATCGACGCGCAAGGAGAGCGCAGAACCTCCCGTCAAGGAAGTCCCGAAAGACATTCTCGTCACGCAGCAAGCCTTCACCAATCTCGTCCACAAAGTCACCCCGTCCGTAGTGAACATCTCCACCATAGGGAAAAAGAAGCTCGTGCGCCCCTTCTTCGAGTTCTCCCCCTTCTTCGAGGACTTCTTCGGCGACGGTGGCGGACGCCCCCAATACAAGAGGGAGAGCAGCCTCGGCTCCGGGTTCATCCTCAACAAGGATGGCTACATCGTCACCAATGACCACGTCGTGCGCGATGCTGAGACGATCAGGGTGAAGCTCTCCAACGACAAGGTGTACACAGGCAAGGTCATCGGCGCCGACCCGAAGACGGACATAGCGGTCATAAAGATCGACGTGAAAGGTCCGCTTCCCGCCGCCGTCCTTGGCGACTCCGACAAGCTGCAGGTCGGGCAGTGGGCTGTGGCCATCGGCAACCCCTTCGGGCTGGACCGCACCGTCACCGTCGGCGTCATATCCGCGACCGGCAGGTCCGATATGGGGATCGAAACGTACGAGGACTTTATCCAGACCGACGCCTCGATCAATCCCGGCAACTCCGGCGGGCCGCTCCTTAACATATATGGAGAGGTCATCGGGATCAACACCGCCATCGTTGCCGCCGGCCAGGGGATCGGGTTCGCCATCCCGGTGAACATGGCGAAGCAGATCGTGACCCAGCTCATCAGCAAAGGTAACGTCAGCCGCAGCTGGCTTGGCGTCTCCATCCAGACGGTGACGGAAGATGTGGCCCGCTCCTTCGGTCTCTCCAAGGCAAGCGGCGCACTCGTCAACGACGTCGTCCCCGGCGGCCCCGCCGCAAAGGCCGGAATCCAGCAGGGGGACATCATCACCCGCTTTGCCGGCACCGAAGTAAAGGACGTGCGCCAGCTCCAGAGGACGGTGGCGGACACGCCGGTCGGGAAACGGGTAGAGGTGGAGTTCGTGCGGGAAGGAAAGACGCTGAAGGTCTCGCTCGTTACCGCCTCCATGGAGAAGGCCCAGACCCAGGCGCCGAAGTCGAGCGAGCGCGCCACGGAGCTTCTGGGGATCGCGGTGGACGAGTTGCCTGACGAGCTGAAGGCGAAGGGTCTTTCGGGGGTCATCATCACCAATGTCGACCCGGACGGTATCGCCGCGGAAAACGGCATCCGCCCCGGAGACATCATCCTCTCCATCAACCAGAGGAAGGTGAAAAACAGCGCCGACTTCACCCGGGCCATGAAGGACGCCGAGGCGAAAGGATCCGCAGCACTCCTCGTCCGCAGGGGGAACGCAAGCATCTACTTCGCCTTAAGATTAAGGTAG
- a CDS encoding multicopper oxidase family protein encodes MKMKGINRRKFMVLASAGTAATYLELSGAAARAMMGGGMAGGGMGGGGMSGSVTVIDPSPGPAFADLPEAPKSGTEYEITVQQSSVRLGSTNANLLTYNGMYPGPVMRAEKNGTLEVCLKNNLPKTSATNLLGHQRNITNLHTHGLHVTPNSPGDNVMVQLRPGEEYHYSYDLRYESAGHLNFYHPHVHGTVAEQYWGGLAGPLVIGDGADSPLSGFQTHIMMVKDITLSGSAPAAYSTMSDYMRGKEGNIVTVNGQVNPVLQIAPGQVQRWQIVNACNARYLKLSLDKHTMHVIGTDGGLVDQSYPLTQILVAPGERIDVLVQGTQGTGTFKLLSLPYDRGMNALQQVTLLTLKYGKGPSASDVIPSAINRDAVRPAFDLAPLERRQLTLSMMMGKGYINGQSFVDMDHSYTVMSKLGEYEVWEILNQSGMDHPFHQHVNACQVLSTTGGDRDYADLYTKIPAWKDVVNIPKMGSATVLMPVMDWEGMSMFHCHIIEHEDIGMMGMWHIMDGM; translated from the coding sequence ATGAAGATGAAGGGGATTAACCGCAGGAAGTTTATGGTTCTGGCTTCAGCCGGTACGGCAGCGACGTATCTCGAGCTTTCCGGTGCGGCAGCCCGAGCCATGATGGGTGGCGGCATGGCTGGAGGGGGCATGGGCGGGGGTGGCATGTCGGGGAGTGTCACGGTCATAGACCCTTCCCCTGGCCCGGCATTCGCCGATCTGCCTGAGGCACCGAAATCGGGAACGGAGTACGAGATAACGGTACAGCAGTCGAGCGTTCGGCTGGGGAGCACCAATGCAAATCTCCTTACCTACAACGGCATGTACCCCGGCCCGGTAATGCGCGCGGAAAAGAACGGGACGCTGGAGGTGTGCCTGAAAAACAACCTCCCGAAGACGAGTGCGACGAACCTGCTGGGACATCAGCGAAACATTACCAACCTCCACACCCACGGATTGCACGTCACGCCAAACTCGCCGGGGGACAACGTGATGGTGCAGTTGCGCCCGGGTGAGGAATATCACTACAGCTACGACCTGAGGTACGAAAGCGCCGGGCACCTGAACTTCTATCATCCCCATGTTCATGGCACGGTAGCGGAGCAGTACTGGGGAGGGCTGGCGGGGCCGCTCGTCATCGGTGATGGTGCAGACAGCCCGCTGAGCGGGTTCCAGACCCACATCATGATGGTGAAGGACATCACCCTCAGCGGTTCCGCGCCGGCAGCGTACAGCACGATGTCGGACTACATGCGCGGCAAGGAGGGTAACATCGTCACGGTGAACGGGCAGGTGAACCCGGTGCTGCAGATTGCCCCCGGTCAGGTGCAGCGCTGGCAGATCGTCAATGCCTGCAACGCGCGCTACCTGAAGCTGTCCCTGGACAAGCACACCATGCACGTCATCGGGACCGACGGCGGCCTTGTGGATCAGTCGTACCCGCTGACCCAGATTCTGGTGGCTCCAGGGGAGCGGATCGACGTGCTGGTCCAGGGGACGCAGGGGACGGGGACCTTCAAGCTTCTCTCCCTCCCGTACGATCGCGGCATGAACGCGCTGCAGCAGGTCACGCTTCTTACACTGAAGTATGGTAAGGGCCCTTCCGCAAGTGATGTGATCCCCTCGGCCATCAACCGGGACGCCGTCCGCCCGGCTTTCGACCTGGCTCCTCTGGAGCGCAGGCAGTTGACCCTCAGCATGATGATGGGGAAGGGGTACATAAACGGCCAGAGCTTCGTGGACATGGATCATTCCTATACCGTAATGTCCAAGCTCGGGGAGTACGAGGTATGGGAGATCCTCAACCAGAGCGGCATGGACCACCCGTTCCACCAGCATGTGAACGCCTGCCAGGTCCTCTCCACCACCGGCGGGGACAGGGACTATGCCGACCTGTACACGAAGATCCCGGCGTGGAAGGACGTGGTGAATATACCGAAGATGGGAAGTGCGACCGTTCTGATGCCGGTCATGGACTGGGAAGGGATGTCCATGTTCCACTGTCACATCATCGAGCATGAAGACATAGGGATGATGGGGATGTGGCACATCATGGACGGGATGTAG
- a CDS encoding helix-turn-helix domain-containing protein: MQETIRQEIKEMKLGEKIRGLRQEQRLTLQALADTTGLSKPLLSQIENDQVTPPIATLLKIAKGLKVGIHYFFEEAGEKQKFVLTRGEALGGSQRRPGKDSIQGYMYKPLAPGFRQKKVEPFMVEFEVRGWDDSLFYSHEGVEFLYILDGQLEFHYADEVMTLFPGDSIYYESSEPHGYISVGESRARAVAVLYTKG, encoded by the coding sequence GTGCAAGAGACGATTCGCCAGGAAATAAAGGAGATGAAGCTGGGGGAGAAGATCCGGGGGTTGCGCCAGGAACAGAGGCTCACCCTGCAGGCTCTTGCCGACACGACCGGGCTCTCGAAGCCACTCCTGTCGCAGATCGAAAACGACCAGGTAACGCCGCCGATCGCCACCCTGCTAAAGATCGCCAAGGGGCTGAAGGTGGGAATCCACTACTTCTTCGAGGAGGCGGGGGAGAAGCAGAAATTCGTACTCACCCGCGGCGAGGCGCTCGGCGGCAGCCAGCGCCGCCCCGGGAAAGACTCGATCCAGGGATACATGTACAAGCCGCTCGCGCCGGGGTTCCGCCAGAAGAAGGTAGAGCCGTTCATGGTGGAGTTCGAGGTGCGGGGGTGGGACGATTCCCTCTTTTACAGCCACGAAGGGGTGGAGTTTCTCTACATCCTTGACGGCCAGCTGGAGTTCCACTATGCCGACGAGGTGATGACCCTCTTCCCCGGTGACAGCATCTACTATGAATCCTCGGAGCCGCACGGCTACATCTCGGTTGGCGAGAGCCGCGCCCGCGCGGTGGCGGTCCTGTACACAAAGGGGTAG
- a CDS encoding ATP-binding protein translates to MFRFLKVEVVHWDFWERFTLPMEANVITIVGPNGSGKTTLLDVLRTLLCIDCSSGRDYKRYVRRSDKPFSWLRAVVDNERQESGFRPFFPLLTDQVTLACQIRKKGGDWQRQYLIAEGDVPIEKLEEQGSWIGVRDYRQRLEQAGLTHAICHVLSLEQGDTDKLCEYSPRQLLELVFSVFGDQEVLDNYQQAKHEQAELGRELDKLEEELARLGVRLREAEANVNSFREWQSLTREVEKLSLQTLPCAELSDLLGRIAGNAPGLRKKRVELKARRRSLQELQQRKASLSQELEVARGAEKELEESESLAREEFTTRRDAERDAERVLKDREGLEALCRQQEAGFDAPALAAEQRAARESLSDKNYDLKQVRHQIREIRARIPALLAGEKLEPAHVQEFRQQLNKALIPHRLLTEIVEISDPSWQKALEGVLAPYAHIVLLKNPADRQRAWELGEKLRYRNFVVADRAPVPAAPAGSLLQVVEFDEHPPGWLVEQLSRIRRVESVQEGSIFSSDISWITPEGYHRERRGGRYIGVDKFLFGESARKSLIIELETELQTLQGREKRLAAEIDKVSRRIDEIQSLLSGVDAAQQLAARTEAFTTAEKELPELARQRGEAAQALAERTERLKAAREERVALQSGRSGLNDKIETEERSLQWDTKDFQNLQRQQVERIKDYRERRRPMPPRWYSRAALDELREQYDSAEAVRRDIKRLRDRLGEGSWVTDEQVEAVREKLSVDYGHLEETIKVRRIHHHRHITVTEEARESYINVLRATVRRYTRNVRSLGELAAIGVEVEPPHLVNEDLSLAQAGLNVKFNFDQKGMIGLNDGEASGGQQVMKSLILLIGLLMDESRTGGFVFIDEPFAHLDVFNIDKVGAFLEATRAQYVLTTPNTHNVNVFKTSDLTLVTQKRRHPEKWAPPVAFLMRHRPEAKK, encoded by the coding sequence ATGTTTAGGTTCCTGAAGGTTGAAGTCGTCCACTGGGACTTCTGGGAGCGCTTCACCCTGCCGATGGAGGCCAATGTCATCACCATCGTCGGCCCCAACGGCTCCGGGAAGACGACCCTGCTCGACGTGCTCCGCACCCTGCTGTGCATCGACTGCTCCTCCGGCCGCGATTACAAGCGCTACGTGCGCCGCTCTGACAAGCCGTTCAGCTGGCTGCGCGCGGTGGTGGACAACGAGCGCCAAGAATCCGGATTCCGCCCCTTTTTCCCTCTCCTCACCGACCAGGTGACCCTCGCCTGCCAAATCCGGAAGAAAGGGGGCGATTGGCAGCGCCAGTACCTCATCGCGGAAGGTGACGTTCCGATCGAAAAGCTGGAGGAACAGGGGAGCTGGATCGGGGTGCGGGACTACCGGCAGCGGCTGGAGCAGGCAGGCCTCACCCATGCCATCTGCCACGTCCTTTCCCTGGAGCAGGGGGACACGGACAAGCTGTGCGAATACTCGCCGCGGCAGCTTCTGGAGCTCGTCTTCAGCGTCTTCGGCGATCAGGAGGTGCTCGACAACTACCAGCAGGCAAAGCATGAGCAGGCTGAGCTGGGGCGGGAACTCGACAAGCTGGAGGAGGAACTGGCGCGTCTCGGGGTGCGCCTGCGCGAGGCCGAGGCGAACGTGAACTCCTTCCGGGAATGGCAAAGCCTCACCAGGGAGGTGGAAAAGCTTTCCCTGCAAACCCTCCCATGTGCCGAGCTCTCGGACCTCCTGGGGCGCATAGCGGGTAATGCCCCGGGGCTTCGAAAAAAACGGGTCGAACTGAAGGCGCGGCGCAGATCGCTCCAGGAGCTGCAGCAGAGAAAGGCATCCCTCTCCCAGGAGCTGGAAGTGGCGCGGGGTGCCGAGAAGGAGCTTGAGGAGTCAGAGTCTCTCGCTCGCGAGGAATTTACCACTCGCCGCGACGCCGAGCGTGATGCCGAGCGGGTGCTCAAGGACCGCGAAGGGCTGGAGGCGCTCTGCAGGCAGCAGGAGGCCGGGTTCGACGCGCCGGCCCTTGCCGCGGAGCAGCGCGCCGCGCGGGAGTCGCTCTCCGACAAAAACTACGATCTGAAGCAGGTGCGCCACCAGATCCGCGAGATACGGGCTCGCATTCCGGCTCTCCTTGCTGGGGAGAAGCTGGAGCCGGCGCACGTCCAGGAGTTCCGCCAGCAGCTCAACAAGGCCCTGATTCCGCACCGGCTTCTCACCGAGATCGTGGAGATCTCCGACCCCTCCTGGCAGAAGGCGCTGGAGGGAGTCCTTGCCCCTTACGCGCATATCGTGCTCCTGAAGAACCCGGCCGACAGGCAGCGCGCCTGGGAGCTCGGAGAGAAACTCCGATACCGCAACTTCGTGGTCGCGGACCGCGCCCCCGTCCCCGCCGCACCTGCGGGATCCCTTTTGCAGGTGGTGGAGTTCGACGAACATCCCCCCGGATGGCTTGTGGAGCAGCTTTCCCGCATCAGGCGTGTCGAGTCTGTGCAGGAAGGAAGCATCTTTTCCTCCGACATCTCCTGGATCACCCCGGAAGGGTACCATCGGGAACGTCGCGGGGGACGCTACATCGGGGTCGACAAATTCCTCTTCGGGGAGTCCGCGAGGAAAAGCCTCATCATCGAGCTCGAGACGGAGCTACAGACGCTGCAGGGGCGAGAAAAGAGACTTGCAGCCGAGATTGACAAGGTGTCGCGCCGGATCGATGAGATCCAGTCGCTCCTTTCCGGCGTCGACGCGGCGCAGCAACTTGCCGCCCGCACAGAGGCGTTCACCACAGCGGAGAAGGAGCTTCCCGAGCTCGCGCGGCAGAGGGGGGAAGCCGCACAGGCTCTCGCCGAGCGTACCGAGCGCCTGAAGGCCGCTCGCGAGGAGCGAGTCGCTCTCCAGAGCGGCCGCAGCGGCCTCAACGACAAGATCGAGACGGAGGAGCGCTCTCTCCAGTGGGATACCAAGGATTTCCAGAACCTGCAGCGGCAGCAGGTGGAGCGCATCAAGGACTATCGCGAGAGGCGCCGTCCCATGCCGCCGCGCTGGTACTCGCGCGCGGCGCTCGACGAGCTGCGGGAGCAGTATGACTCGGCAGAGGCGGTGCGCAGGGACATCAAGCGCCTCAGGGACCGCCTCGGGGAGGGGAGCTGGGTCACCGACGAGCAGGTGGAGGCGGTCAGGGAGAAGCTCTCGGTAGACTACGGCCACCTGGAGGAAACGATCAAGGTGCGCCGTATTCACCACCACCGGCACATCACCGTCACGGAGGAGGCGCGGGAAAGTTACATAAACGTCCTGCGCGCCACGGTCCGGCGCTACACCCGCAACGTGCGCTCGCTCGGCGAGCTTGCCGCCATAGGGGTCGAGGTGGAACCGCCCCACCTGGTGAACGAGGACCTCTCGCTCGCCCAGGCGGGGCTGAACGTAAAGTTCAACTTTGACCAGAAAGGGATGATCGGCCTCAACGACGGCGAGGCTTCTGGCGGACAGCAGGTCATGAAGTCCCTGATCCTCCTGATCGGCCTCCTCATGGACGAGAGCCGCACCGGAGGGTTTGTCTTCATCGACGAGCCGTTCGCGCACCTTGACGTGTTCAACATCGACAAGGTAGGTGCCTTCCTCGAGGCGACCCGCGCCCAGTACGTGCTCACCACACCGAACACGCACAACGTGAACGTCTTCAAGACCTCGGACCTCACCCTGGTGACCCAGAAACGGCGCCATCCTGAAAAGTGGGCACCCCCCGTTGCTTTTCTCATGCGTCACCGGCCGGAGGCGAAGAAATGA
- the pgeF gene encoding peptidoglycan editing factor PgeF → MEMQRTGKIQYLKPKLAESVAAGFTTRHEGVSRPPYNSLNLGTNTLDSPHSVEGNRSLLARAFGGTLDRFLTVTQVHGTDLLVIDTPNPEYGHFLKLECDGIVTNQPGLMIAICTADCVPILLHDPVRQVVAALHAGWQGTAKNIAGKGVEAMVNLFGSAPSDILAAIGPAIGACCYEVDAPVRNSFKEHGAPFELASEVKEEGKWSLDLVAANRAQLADARIPSGQIEISGECVSCNSDLFFSYRRDGGDTGRHAAFIMLPER, encoded by the coding sequence ATGGAAATGCAAAGGACAGGGAAGATCCAGTATCTCAAGCCGAAGCTGGCGGAAAGCGTTGCCGCCGGCTTCACCACCCGCCACGAGGGGGTATCGCGCCCCCCCTACAACTCCCTCAACCTGGGGACGAACACCCTCGACTCCCCGCACAGCGTGGAGGGTAACCGCAGCCTGCTGGCCCGGGCCTTCGGCGGGACGCTGGACAGGTTTCTGACCGTGACGCAGGTGCACGGCACCGACCTCCTGGTGATCGACACCCCGAACCCCGAGTACGGGCACTTCCTGAAGCTGGAATGCGACGGGATCGTCACGAACCAGCCCGGTCTGATGATCGCCATCTGCACCGCTGACTGCGTACCGATCCTGCTGCACGACCCGGTGCGCCAGGTCGTCGCCGCGCTCCACGCCGGCTGGCAGGGGACCGCAAAGAACATCGCCGGGAAGGGGGTGGAGGCGATGGTGAACCTCTTCGGCAGCGCACCGTCCGACATCCTCGCCGCCATCGGCCCCGCCATCGGCGCATGCTGCTACGAGGTGGACGCACCGGTGCGCAACTCCTTCAAGGAGCACGGCGCCCCCTTCGAGCTCGCCTCCGAGGTGAAGGAGGAGGGTAAATGGTCGCTCGACCTGGTGGCGGCAAACCGTGCGCAGCTTGCCGATGCCCGCATCCCTTCCGGCCAGATCGAGATCTCCGGGGAATGCGTCTCCTGCAACTCCGACCTCTTCTTCTCGTACCGGCGCGATGGCGGGGACACCGGGAGGCACGCGGCGTTCATCATGCTCCCGGAGCGGTAA
- a CDS encoding RluA family pseudouridine synthase translates to MEPIELTYPAEAEPERLDSFLARSIPEITRSAATRLIEGGNVTVNGQPQKPSLKLKGGDALRVLIPPPVPAEPQAQEIPLEILFEDPDVVVVNKEAGMVVHPGAGNPEGTLVNALLSHCRDLSGVGGELRPGIVHRIDKDTSGTIVVAKSDRAHLSLAEQFKEHTIKRVYLALVYGSPKTDRGKIESTIGRHPVDRKKMCGKARHGKHAVTHWRVLARYAGVTLMQMRLETGRTHQIRVHLSESGFPLLADEVYGGGSRLATIKDPVLRRLVKDLGRHALHAKTLGFLHPVTGEYLEFDTDIPADMAAIVDYLEGKGE, encoded by the coding sequence ATGGAACCGATCGAACTAACCTACCCCGCCGAAGCTGAACCGGAGCGCCTCGACAGCTTCCTGGCCCGCAGCATCCCCGAGATAACAAGATCCGCTGCAACACGCCTCATCGAGGGGGGAAACGTCACCGTCAACGGGCAGCCGCAAAAGCCCTCCCTGAAGTTGAAAGGAGGGGATGCCCTGCGCGTGCTGATCCCTCCCCCCGTCCCGGCGGAGCCGCAGGCGCAGGAGATCCCGCTGGAGATCCTCTTCGAGGACCCGGATGTCGTCGTGGTGAACAAGGAGGCGGGGATGGTGGTCCATCCAGGCGCCGGCAACCCGGAGGGGACGCTGGTGAACGCCCTCCTTTCCCACTGCCGCGACCTCTCCGGCGTCGGCGGAGAGCTGCGCCCGGGGATCGTGCACCGCATCGACAAGGACACCTCCGGGACGATCGTGGTGGCCAAGAGCGACCGAGCCCACCTCTCCCTTGCGGAGCAGTTCAAGGAGCACACCATAAAGAGGGTGTACCTCGCGCTGGTCTACGGTTCGCCGAAGACGGACCGCGGCAAGATCGAGTCGACGATCGGGCGCCACCCGGTGGACCGGAAGAAGATGTGCGGCAAGGCGCGGCACGGGAAGCACGCGGTCACCCACTGGCGGGTGCTGGCGCGCTACGCCGGAGTCACCCTGATGCAGATGCGGCTGGAGACCGGGCGGACCCACCAGATACGTGTGCACCTCTCCGAGTCCGGCTTCCCGCTCCTCGCCGACGAGGTATACGGCGGCGGCTCCCGCCTCGCCACCATAAAGGACCCGGTGCTCAGGCGCCTGGTAAAGGATCTGGGGCGCCACGCGCTGCACGCGAAGACCTTGGGCTTCCTGCACCCGGTGACGGGGGAGTACCTGGAGTTCGATACCGATATTCCCGCAGACATGGCTGCGATTGTTGATTATCTGGAAGGGAAAGGGGAATAG